The Deltaproteobacteria bacterium genomic interval AAGCGCGTTTTCAAAAGTGCCACGGGCTTGCCCGTGGGAATCTATTCTTGCCTGAACAATGGCTTTAATCAACTTTTCAATACTTTGGTGGCACAAATGGGCCGCGTAATGCGGGCGTTTTTTGTTTTGCAAAACTTCCTCGGCAAAATCGAGGTCGTCTTGTGCCAAGGCAAGCCATGTTTCCACTTTCTTGTTAATCATTTTGAGACGACTAACAAAAACCCGTTCAAACGGCAATTGCAGACTTAAAAATTGACCAGAATGGTGCCGCTACTTTCTGGTTTGACATTTGTTTGACGCCGGTGGGTGAAAAAATTTTGACGGTTTTGGATTTTTTCTTTTGGTCGTCCCAAAAAATATTTTCAATTTCAATGAGTTGCAAATAAATCCCTTCGGAAAATTCTTGGCATTTAATTTGCATTATTGATGAGTGGTTATGAAAAGGGGAGTTTTTAAAACACTGGTTCTTATAATGTCACTGATCTTTTCGCAAAGTCTCTGGGCCGATTCCGAAGCAAATACCACCGCAGAAGCACTTATTAGCGACCAAGGCAAACTCGTCGAAGAGGTTGTCCTTCTTGGCGATGAGATCACCAATTTGAGAAATATAATCACACCCATTCAAAAGGATATTGAA includes:
- a CDS encoding HEPN domain-containing protein, producing MINKKVETWLALAQDDLDFAEEVLQNKKRPHYAAHLCHQSIEKLIKAIVQARIDSHGQARGTFENAL